The Gossypium hirsutum isolate 1008001.06 chromosome D07, Gossypium_hirsutum_v2.1, whole genome shotgun sequence genome includes the window TCAATTACAACAGTGGGGATGGTTAGCTCTCTAGTGTAATAAATTGGTTTTACCTCTACCAAATTTTTCAAACTCCCTGAAATTGCACAACCAAGCCTGACATATATGTCTTCACACAATCGAAAATGCGACCATGGCATCCCAACATCTGTTTTCATTTGATAGCTGAGCCAATGATGGCAGGAGTCGGTTACAGATCATCTACACCTCTGTTTGCCAGTATTCAAAGGAGAACCTCTGATGCTTTTAGATTGAGTGTTGGAGAGTTGCTGAGATCCCTCTGGTTTCTTCTTTCGCCTCCCTTGTTGAGATAGACGAGAGTGGTAGGATAAGATGGCGAGATCATTAAGGTCTTGCAACGGAGTGAGAACTTTCACTACTTCATCCATTGTAGGACGGGATTTTGGGTCCCGGTGGAGGCAGTTGTGAGCTAATTGAGAAACTTTCTGCACTCCTTTTAGAGAATAATTCAGCTCCAAGCGGGGATCCACCAGTTGGTAAAGTTTTCTCTTGTCAGCTAAATATGGTCGAGCCCAAGTAACCAGATTCTGCTCCCCACTAGGCCGTTTCTTGTCCATTGATCTTCGGCCTGTCAAAATCTCAAGTAACACAACACCAAAGCTGTAGACATCGCTCTTAGATGTCAAGTGTCCTGCGGAAAAAGATCCAACAGTGCACATATTATTTGCTATTCAAATTGTTGCATGGTGCAGAAAGGTTCACGAACAAACAGGGAGTAGAAGCAATAGAAATACATTTCTGGTTCTAAACCAAGTCCTTGAGCAATTTGATAATAACTTTGTCATAGAATGTTAGCAGTGATCTTAGCAGCAACTTAGTTTATGTATGACCATCAGGGTTTGATTGCCAATTGCGCCATTGATATTTAGTATCAAAGGTATTTCTAAATAATGTTGAATCGAATCTCATTCTAGGATGCATATACAACACTAAAGCTTTATGCTTTCAATTAGTTCCGATCATCTTGCATGAATTATGATACCTGTCATAACATACTCTGGTGCAGCATAGCCATAGGTTCCAACAACCCTAGTAGAAACATGTGTTTTATCTCCTTGAGGACCAGCTTTTGCTAAACCAAAATCCGATAACTTTGAATTATACTCCTGGAAAAGAATTTCCATATTAGTGATTCCATGGAACAAATGATATATATTGGACAGGTTGATACAGTAACCTATATTAATCCATCAACTTACATACCGAATCGAGTAAAATGTTGGATGTTTTAAAATCTCTATAAATGACTGGTTCTGGACCACCATGGAGAAAGGCCAAACCTTTTGCTGCCCCAAGTGCAATCTTAATTCTATTGGACCATGGAAGAGGTATTGTCCCTTTACAAAATCAGGCAACAAAGCTACATCAGTATTTATTTCATGTGAACTCCTATAAATATGCAAGACTAGAGATTCCGGAACTGTTCATCAAAGTTATATATAATATGCATCAGATACTCAGGTGAATCCCAAAAATTCTTGGTGTAACATTCCAACAAAAAGTATCAGTCATACAACACATATCATCTCAATCACTCTCTCTCCTATTTCATATTGTGTATTTCATGAAGTCCATCAAAAAATGTATACTAAGTTTCACCAGTTGTGAGTTTTACCACATTACATTTTTTGTTTTCTCATCAACGAGGTCTATTTCAAGACTACAAAACGCTTCTTGACggttacaaacatgaaataaGAAACTAACTTTAAAATGCCAAGAACTTCCTATGCACAATTAATTTATcctgtaaaaaatatatttcaaggcAAAAGAAGAAGAGAACATTGGAGAAAAGAATATATGTGAAGCTAAGTTAGAAGGGCAGAAGGAAACAGTGAGACTCACTTCTAAAAAGATGGTTTTCAAGGCTTCCTCGGGTCATAAATTCATATACAAGAAGCCGTTGATCATCTTCGATGCAGTAACCAATAAGTTTAACAAGATTAGGATGATGAAGTTGTCCAAGGAAATCAACCTCAGCCTGCATTAAGAAAGAATCATTGAATGTTAAACTCTCAAGTTTCAGAATTTTACCAATAGTCTCTTTGACATTGAATCTACTAACCCAAAGCACATATTTTTTCTACTAACCACCCATTCTCTATGGCCTTGAAGACCATCTGGTTTCAAACTCTTGACCGCGACGGTGATCCCCGAACCGGGTTTCGCCGGAGCTGTACCATTTTCCTCTATCCACCCCTTGAAGACATAGCCAAAACCACCTTCCCCAAGTATGCTGTCAGGTCTAAAGTTACCTGTAGCAGATTTTAGCTCCTGAAAAGTAAATTGGAGAAGCTGGCATGGAGATTTGTTATCTGATGGTGGTGGATCAGGGTTGTCAGATGAAAGATGAGCTTCATTTGGAGGATACAACTCTCTGTTACTTGCATTTAGATATCTTGTCTCAGTAGCTACATACAGGGGATTGAAGAGAAAAAGTCATCTTCCTTTGATCATAATTCCATACcaacaaacaaaaaaacaaattcCATTTTAATTTCAGGATTAGACTTCACACTTAGAATCTTTCAATAAAGATCTGAACTATCAATGAATTTGTATCCATCTAGGTTGGAAAAGGGAAAGTTGTCAGATATCAAATGAAAGAAATGGATCCCCCTTTGTCCTCTTCAACAACAAAAAGAGACAGCGCCGTGATTTTTTAGTGAACCAGTGAAAATGATATATATAAGCTGACAAcggatttaaaaaataaataacagtTCCACATTCATTGGCCACATAAAtcgtcaaaaaaaaaaaagaaaaagaaatcccaTATTGAAACTCGTAGCTCCAAATGTTTCCCAGACTGATAGTGCTTATTgactcaaaattttgaaaatattaagtaaaaaaagaaCAGAACAAAAATGGGAAAAGCAATATTGGGGTTTTACTTTTTATTAGAACTCATCAACAAAAAAGAAACAGTagaaggaagaaaagaagaaatagaaaacataaaacaaaagaaaagaaagaagagatagCAAGCAcacaagagaaaaagaaaaacaaaaggccAAAAGCTGAAGAGAAAGCGGAAAGTAAGAAAATACCAGTGTCATAAACGAGACTAGTACGAGGAATGGTGTTAGCAGAGTCACGAGAAGCAGAGGACTTGCAAACGCCGCGCTTCAAGACAGCCCAACAGCCGCAATTGTTGTCATCCATTGAGGAACGACTAGTAAAGTGTCAATTTAGTTACTTTAGAGAATAATAATTGAAAGGAATATGTTTCATGGAATGGCACTATAATTGCATGAAAACAACacagtgaagaagaagaagaagaagaagaagaagagtagGCATGGGTAGaaaggaaaggaagaagaagagaagtgAGTTGAGTAAAGAGAgatggaaaagaaaaggaaagggagGTGAAGGTGTAGGAGATTGCAGGCAGCAGGCATCAATTCATCATCACCAAAATTCACCATCATTGCAAGTGTGTACAAAAAGAACTTTTTTGCCACCACCTTCTCTTTTTTGTGTGGGGGATGATGCCCATTTACCCTTCCCCTCTACTCTaccttttctatttttattttggtgcataaatttatctatttattaaaCAGCAAACATTTTTGACAACTAATATTCATGttttaaatattaacattgtgtcttttaattttatatatcaaggatgtggtCAATGAAACTGATCCACCAACAACTTTGACTATTCTATCTTAAACAGAAGACTCTAGTATTCTATCTATTaattttaactgaaattttttatttgtaacttttaatttatttaactatttaatttattacttataataattaattttaattttaattattgataaaCTTTTTAATCAAAATTGGGAAGATGACATCTAttctataaatatataaaaaaatgagacACTGTATTAAATACTAATTTTAAGATAAGAGTTTATTAGATGTTACgtcatttaaggtaaacaacttAAATAGTGactcatttattaaaaatttcatgttaggcattcaaaattaaaattttacaatttaagcaTTCATATTACATAGTTTGcttaaaattacaaaactgatgtggtaattaaaaatatgtataataacaaatttagtcttcaacttttacatattatatcaatttagttataattttaaaagataaccctcaaaatttataaatattctaatttgatcctaattttaaAATCCCCCATCCATCCGTCTCCCCCACCACCATCATTCTCCCATATTTTTTTTAGTCTTTAACGTTTGGCTCCAAACTCCCAACACTAAAGACATAAATAAAGGAATGATCTTGAAACTATGATTCCCGGAACTTAGTTTAAACTTACCACAAATTGTTTTCATGGtcatttttgttttcctttagCTTCTGGGTTCTTGTTATTTGTTAAGTTTCAATTCTAGGTATTTtggatttgtttttattttgctatttgttGTTGAATTTGATGGTATTGAGTCTGTGGCATATCCTTAAGAGCTCGaaagttcaaatttttttatggttCGTTCGTTATCTTTCTAAccttgaaatttaattcaaactgATTTGTATGTGTTAGTTCAATCGAAAGcaccaaaaagaaaatgaatatcATGCTTCTTGATCATAGTTTTAGATAGTTTTTCTTGTGACAATTTCTTAGCTTCCTATAGAGGGGACATGGAAGAGCATAAAAGAAAGAGGAACAAGTGTTCATAAATCTGGTGAAGGGGTAAACATTTTTCCGGTTAGAAAAAAAAGACATTTCTGTATTATGAATGGGGGAACACTGAAAGATAAATGATGGTTTGATTTCTCTTCACTGATTTAAAAGTTGTGATTACATGAGTTGCTGACTGTTGTATAATTTGGCACTTGGATTCGATGTTGAACTCCTTAATTTTCACTATTCTATAAATGATTCATGCGCATTTCAATTTGTTCATGATCTGAACCCGAGTCTTCTTCATATGTTTCTTAATCTTGTTAGATTTTTATTACTTTGTAGTTCCTAAAATTGATTGAAACTTGGTTgatagagttgtgtgacccaaattctatgcttgcaagtcaagttaaacaaaatatatcttctttctagaagatttagcatttatgagtataatatatttagcatttattagcataatatatttaactttgattagaattaggttttttcaacctataaatagatgtagtcgaaactcctcttgtaatcattcaaattcgacatagtgaattttcttctcttttgctcgtggttttttccgaaagggtttccacgaaAAATCtgtgctttttatttttatttctcttttctttgtgatatattgtcattaccgacattctatttttacaaattagtatcagagctttcaggttgttcatctcgatcacgataaggcatctttgaagtatgaaattttgttgttggatcgcaacaccaaatttgcgttgtggcagattaagatgcaaacagtttttgcgcagatggatctggaggatgcgctactagggatagataagatgccttcgacattaacagataaAAAGAAGAaacgtaaggatcgaaaggcgttaacacaattacatctgtatttgtctaacg containing:
- the LOC107953682 gene encoding receptor-like serine/threonine-protein kinase At3g01300, whose amino-acid sequence is MDDNNCGCWAVLKRGVCKSSASRDSANTIPRTSLVYDTATETRYLNASNRELYPPNEAHLSSDNPDPPPSDNKSPCQLLQFTFQELKSATGNFRPDSILGEGGFGYVFKGWIEENGTAPAKPGSGITVAVKSLKPDGLQGHREWVAEVDFLGQLHHPNLVKLIGYCIEDDQRLLVYEFMTRGSLENHLFRRTIPLPWSNRIKIALGAAKGLAFLHGGPEPVIYRDFKTSNILLDSEYNSKLSDFGLAKAGPQGDKTHVSTRVVGTYGYAAPEYVMTGHLTSKSDVYSFGVVLLEILTGRRSMDKKRPSGEQNLVTWARPYLADKRKLYQLVDPRLELNYSLKGVQKVSQLAHNCLHRDPKSRPTMDEVVKVLTPLQDLNDLAILSYHSRLSQQGRRKKKPEGSQQLSNTQSKSIRGSPLNTGKQRCR